TTCTTCtcatactttcttttatttttcttctaggaatCGACTATTATAACAAGATCATTGACGATTTGTTAGCAAATGGGGTCAGACCCATCGTGACCCTCTACCACTTTGACTTGCCTCAGGCCTTGGAAGACCAAGGAGGTTGGCTCTCAGAGGCAATCATCGAATCCTTCGACAAATATGCCCGGTTTTGCTTCAGTACGTTTGGGGATCGAGTCAAGCAGTGGATCACCGTAAATGAGCCTAATATTTTTGCTGTGACAGCATATGAGTTTGGTGTATTTCCTCCTGGTGTGCCTCATGTTGGAACTAAGGCTTATCAGGCAGCTCATAATTTGATTAAAGCTCATGCCAGATCCTGGCACAGCTATGATTCCTTATTCCGAAAAGAGCAGAAGGGCATGGTATCTCTATCAATTTTTGCTGGCTGGGCAGAACCAGCAGACCCCTACTCAGCATCTGACCAGGAAGCAGTTAAAAGAGCCATGGCATTCCAATTGGACTTCTTTGCTAAACCCATATTTATTGATGGCGATTATCCTGAAGTTGTCAAGTCTCAGGTTGCCCTCATGAGTAAAAAGCAGGGCTACTCATCATCACGGCTTCCAGAATTTacagaagaagagaagaggatgatcAAAGGCACTGctgatttctttgctgtgcagtatTACACAACTCGCTTAGTCAAGAACCAGGAGAACAGGAAAGGAGAACTGGGTTTACTCCAGGATGTGGAGGTTGAAGTTTTTCCAGACCCATCTTGGATAAGTTTGAATTGGGTCTGTGTGGTGCCGTGGGGAATACGTAAGCTACTGAAATACATTAAGGTAAATGCACTATTTGTTTGCATCCCTGTGTACCCAAACGTGGGAAGATGGGAAGATGGGcctatatctatgtatataaagACCTGAACAATGAATGCTTTAAGCAATAGCATATACATTTGTTGGCCTGGGAAGAGGTGATTAGGATTCAAGTCAATGAAGGATAATTAGCTgatagtagtgttagttgctcagttgccaactctgtgaccccatggactgtatgtagcctgccgggcttctctgtccatagaattctccaggcaagaatactggagtggggttgccattcccttctccagggattcttcctgacccagggatcaaatctgggtctcctgcattacaggcagattctttacggtctgagccaccagggataaagGGCTTCAAAGCCATGATTAGACTTAGGATTTGCTGTTAAATTCAGTTGTAGCTACAGTAGTACCTTGGACATATTTTTCAGGCTGGGGTCACAAT
This is a stretch of genomic DNA from Bos mutus isolate GX-2022 chromosome 6, NWIPB_WYAK_1.1, whole genome shotgun sequence. It encodes these proteins:
- the LOC102274865 gene encoding cytosolic beta-glucosidase, translating into MEFRCQGSKIESRDRFMHRGWDADGKGPCVWDTFTHQGGERVFKNQTGDVACGSYTLWEEDLKCIKQLGLTHYRFSLSWSRLLPDGTTGFINQKGIDYYNKIIDDLLANGVRPIVTLYHFDLPQALEDQGGWLSEAIIESFDKYARFCFSTFGDRVKQWITVNEPNIFAVTAYEFGVFPPGVPHVGTKAYQAAHNLIKAHARSWHSYDSLFRKEQKGMVSLSIFAGWAEPADPYSASDQEAVKRAMAFQLDFFAKPIFIDGDYPEVVKSQVALMSKKQGYSSSRLPEFTEEEKRMIKGTADFFAVQYYTTRLVKNQENRKGELGLLQDVEVEVFPDPSWISLNWVCVVPWGIRKLLKYIKDTYNNPVIYITENGFPQGDPISFDDTQRWEYFRQTFQELFKAIQLDKVNLQVYCAWSLLDNFEWNQGYSSRFGLFHVDFEDPARPRVPYTSAKEYAKIIRNNGLEGLP